In a genomic window of Chrysemys picta bellii isolate R12L10 chromosome 23, ASM1138683v2, whole genome shotgun sequence:
- the KDF1 gene encoding keratinocyte differentiation factor 1, translating to MLGRRTRHPQEISKHRMNLSHQDAVPQRISPSKECDISLEVFSKSTPELKQSRKLAQQARDRRARKADLKDSNGREAETITFISGTAEAPQTQSLCCLSLSQAWNASKAVLCCIVTCGGCFKNCGIHIPCLGHTETSIDDGRNREQNGRVPSNSPANISPVEKNGNQIKKNTMGSSFSYPDVKLKGIPVYPNRSPGNHTDADSCYKEPLPEKTFRNSIEKPPLPSSHRSSEEYYSFHESDLDLSELSSSMSSKEIDVLIFKKLTELFSVHQIDELAKCTSDTVFLEKTNKISDLINSITQDYNLDEQDAECRLVRGIIRISTRKSRVRPPISIPATKSHEEKASRGNAPDSGNETMLESLITSQDDLAVQISEETTADVIARNMRPFSAAGSPMSRASSYQDTETDSSGAPLLQVYC from the exons ATGCTGGGCAGGAGAACAAGACACCCCCAAGAAATCAGCAAGCACCGGATGAACCTGTCCCACCAGGATGCTGTGCCCCAAAGGATCAGCCCATCCAAAGAGTGTGACATCAGCCTGGAGGTGTTCAGCAAATCCACACCTGAACTCAAACAGAGCCGCAAGCTGGCACAGCAAGCCCGGGACAGGAGAGCCCGCAAAGCTGACCTCAAAGACTCCAACGGGAGGGAGGCAGAAACAATTACCTTTATTTCTGGCACAGCAGAGGCTCCCCAGACCCAGAGCTTGTGCTGTCTTTCTTTGTCTCAGGCCTGGAACGCCTCCAAGGCTGTTCTCTGCTGTATAGTGACCTGTGGGGGCTGCTTTAAGAATTGCGGCATTCACATCCCCTGCCTGGGTCACACTGAGACTTCGATTGATGATGGAAGAAACAGAGAGCAAAATGGGCGTGTGCCTAGCAACAGCCCTGCCAACATCTCCCCCGTTGAAAAGAATGGGAACCAGATCAAAAAGAACACTATGGGGAGCAGTTTCAGTTACCCAGATGTGAAACTGAAGGGGATCCCTGTCTATCCGAACCGGAGCCCTGGCAACCATACAGATGCAGATTCGTGCTACAAAGAGCCCCTGCCAGAGAAGACCTTCAGGAACAGCATAGAAAAGCCACCACTCCCCAGCAGCCACCGGAGCTCGGAGGAGTATTACTCCTTCCACGAGTCTGATCTGGACCTGAGTGAGTTGAGCAGCTCTATGTCCAGCAAAGAGATCGATGTCTTGATCTTCAAGAAACTGACGGAGCTCTTCAGCGTCCACCAGATTGACGAGCTGGCCAAGTGCACGTCAGACACTGTCTTCCTGGAGAAGACCAACAAGATCTCAGACCTGATCAATAGCATCACTCAGGACTACAACCTGGATGAGCAGGATGCTGAGTGCCGGCTAGTCCGAGGCATTATACGCATCAGCACCCGGAAGAGCAGGGTCCGGCCCCCCATTTCCATTCCTGCCACCAAGAGCCACGAGGAGAAGGCAAGCAGAGGAAACGCACCGGACAGCGGCAATGAAACCATGCTGGAGTCCCTAATCACCAGCCAAGACG ATTTGGCTGTGCAGATATCAGAGGAAACCACAGCAGATGTGATAGCCAGGAACATGAGACCGTTCAGCGCTGCAG GGTCTCCAATGAGCAGAGCTTCCTCCTACCAGGACACAGAGACTGATTCGTCTGGAGCACCGCTGCTTCAGGTTTACTGTTAG